In Rhodococcus sp. OK302, one genomic interval encodes:
- a CDS encoding Z1 domain-containing protein, protein MTNEFDDQYEHFVKMLDTETPQGVVKMLALFGTDPGLIQQIRERHENEIIKVREQGNAPSVVLGNRTTWYTGPQPSDKCWPALTKQLHKQNWSKNSIEALDRSSTQVVQMLNHPKERKFSTRGLVVGHVQSGKTTNFTAVMGKAADRKYKLFIVLAGVHNGLRRQTQLRLVQDLVTPNKGNWMQLTVPDRDFTAPANAAAYFAKSNRQHVLCVIKKNPAVLRRFNKWLDSASEYLADCPALIIDDEADQATVATKKTNPLILDMINKLPKSAYVGYTATPFANLLIDPSAQDLYPRDFIISLPKPEGHFGTEVLFGRDSLDGEDPDEVDDGFDMIREIAVSEIAGVRPSNRADKDGFTPDIDGALADAIQYFWLSTAARKVRNTGNKHATMLIHTSVNTEIHNSFREPLIAFQQNFKNSLNSNDQSFLEKLRTLWEIETAKVPAQDFGHTPVGFEELLMKLSNVIASCEVILDNASSKVRLNYEGEPVVAIAVGGNTLSRGLTLEGLSVSYFVRAVSAYDTLLQMGRWFGYRTGYEDLPRVWMTAELRDWFRHLATVESEIRRDIAVYMVEDKTPLTFAVRMRTHPSLRVTAAAKMKKYAVAASSYGGQRIQTRYFDLDQRTLINNQCAAKDLITESISSSLGSLQFADEGNYLWTGVPFDPVITFLQNIDFMKSRRNVTPKF, encoded by the coding sequence GTGACCAACGAGTTCGATGATCAGTACGAGCACTTCGTGAAGATGCTCGACACCGAGACGCCGCAGGGCGTCGTGAAGATGCTGGCACTGTTCGGCACGGACCCGGGACTAATCCAGCAGATCCGTGAGCGTCACGAGAACGAAATCATCAAAGTAAGAGAACAAGGAAATGCACCGTCTGTCGTCCTCGGCAACCGCACGACATGGTATACCGGTCCCCAACCATCGGATAAATGCTGGCCCGCACTCACGAAACAACTACATAAGCAGAATTGGTCCAAAAACTCTATCGAAGCACTTGATCGTTCCTCAACGCAAGTCGTGCAAATGCTGAACCATCCTAAAGAACGGAAATTTTCTACTCGGGGTCTTGTTGTCGGTCACGTACAGTCCGGAAAGACAACTAATTTCACCGCGGTAATGGGAAAGGCCGCCGATCGTAAGTACAAGCTATTCATCGTCCTCGCAGGAGTTCACAACGGACTTCGGCGCCAAACGCAACTCCGACTAGTGCAGGATCTTGTCACCCCCAATAAAGGCAACTGGATGCAGCTGACAGTTCCCGACAGAGACTTCACCGCCCCAGCTAACGCTGCGGCATATTTCGCAAAAAGTAATCGCCAGCACGTTCTCTGCGTAATAAAGAAGAATCCTGCCGTTCTCCGCCGGTTTAACAAATGGCTGGATTCCGCATCCGAATACCTCGCAGATTGCCCAGCCTTGATCATCGACGATGAGGCAGATCAGGCGACTGTAGCAACCAAGAAGACAAATCCCCTCATACTCGACATGATAAACAAACTACCAAAATCTGCCTATGTAGGCTACACTGCAACACCTTTTGCCAACCTTCTCATTGACCCATCGGCCCAGGACTTATATCCCAGAGATTTCATAATTAGCCTCCCGAAGCCTGAGGGGCATTTCGGAACCGAGGTGCTATTCGGTCGAGATTCTCTAGATGGAGAGGATCCGGATGAGGTTGATGACGGGTTCGACATGATCCGGGAGATTGCGGTTTCAGAAATAGCGGGAGTCCGTCCAAGTAACCGCGCGGACAAGGACGGATTCACTCCCGACATCGACGGTGCGCTCGCCGATGCAATCCAATACTTTTGGCTTAGTACTGCGGCACGCAAAGTTCGCAATACTGGAAATAAACATGCAACAATGCTAATCCACACCAGCGTAAACACGGAAATTCATAACAGCTTCCGAGAACCTCTCATCGCCTTCCAGCAAAATTTCAAAAACTCACTCAACTCCAACGATCAAAGTTTCCTTGAGAAACTCCGCACACTATGGGAGATAGAGACCGCCAAGGTTCCTGCGCAAGATTTCGGCCACACCCCGGTTGGATTCGAAGAACTGCTAATGAAACTCTCAAATGTAATTGCTAGTTGCGAGGTCATTCTCGACAATGCGAGCAGCAAGGTTCGACTCAACTATGAAGGTGAACCCGTAGTTGCTATTGCGGTCGGCGGTAATACTCTCTCCCGAGGCTTGACGCTTGAGGGACTATCGGTCAGCTACTTCGTTCGTGCCGTCTCTGCATACGACACCCTACTACAAATGGGTCGATGGTTTGGATACCGCACCGGATACGAAGATCTTCCACGCGTCTGGATGACCGCGGAGCTACGAGACTGGTTCCGACATCTCGCTACAGTCGAATCAGAGATCCGGCGAGACATAGCAGTCTACATGGTCGAGGATAAGACTCCGCTAACATTCGCAGTTCGCATGCGTACACATCCTTCATTGAGGGTAACGGCCGCCGCAAAGATGAAGAAATATGCAGTAGCTGCATCATCGTATGGTGGACAGCGAATCCAGACACGATATTTCGATCTTGATCAGAGGACCCTGATCAATAATCAATGCGCCGCCAAGGACCTCATTACAGAATCAATTTCTTCCAGCTTAGGCTCCCTTCAATTTGCCGACGAGGGAAACTATTTGTGGACAGGCGTTCCATTTGATCCGGTAATCACATTCCTCCAAAATATCGATTTCATGAAAAGTCGCAGGAATGTGACTCCAAAATTCTGA
- a CDS encoding PD-(D/E)XK motif protein: protein MSGTFRGILADHWNALEAVRPTSEERLRTSRLPVDTSTGQLLAAVDAHGARHILVPIENNQRVKRHLDGVNLRVDERALETSGIYSRYADISCLDHNLNAIFTDMCSDVILGVASNPKYALASTNKVLDRWRSLFASSNSLLRESQLTGLFAELWVLRELLRKSSSAVSKWTGPSGHRHDFTFGCNALEIKGSLATSGRRVRIHGLSQLDAPAEGNLYLRWIRLQSHPNGHSIGSLVEEILNLGDDAQSVAENLKILGYFLADADSYRNNRFQVTEDIWYHIDVNFPRLTERQLSDAGILTSAVDVSYSIDLPDPVIQGLPPSAVSTLLDSLMKEYNR, encoded by the coding sequence ATGTCTGGAACATTTCGGGGAATTCTGGCTGATCATTGGAATGCCCTCGAAGCCGTACGCCCGACATCGGAGGAACGCTTGCGGACCTCACGGTTGCCTGTCGACACCAGCACAGGCCAACTCTTGGCCGCGGTCGATGCACATGGGGCGCGTCACATCCTTGTACCAATCGAAAACAACCAGCGCGTCAAAAGGCACCTTGACGGCGTAAACCTGAGAGTCGACGAACGTGCACTCGAAACTAGCGGAATTTACTCTCGGTACGCCGATATCTCGTGTTTAGACCACAACCTAAATGCGATTTTCACGGACATGTGCTCAGACGTTATTCTAGGTGTCGCATCCAACCCGAAGTATGCATTAGCCTCGACAAACAAGGTGCTAGACCGTTGGCGCTCACTATTTGCATCCTCAAATTCTCTGCTTCGAGAAAGCCAGCTAACGGGACTCTTCGCCGAACTCTGGGTTCTCCGTGAACTATTGAGAAAAAGCTCGTCAGCAGTTTCTAAGTGGACGGGCCCTTCCGGCCACCGTCACGATTTCACCTTCGGTTGCAATGCACTCGAAATCAAGGGATCTCTGGCTACAAGTGGACGTCGAGTCCGAATCCACGGCCTCAGCCAGCTAGATGCACCAGCCGAAGGGAACCTCTATCTTCGTTGGATTAGATTACAATCCCATCCAAATGGGCACAGTATCGGCTCTCTGGTCGAGGAAATACTCAATCTAGGCGATGACGCACAATCTGTCGCCGAGAACCTCAAGATCTTGGGATACTTTCTTGCAGACGCAGATTCGTATCGCAATAATCGTTTTCAAGTTACTGAAGATATTTGGTATCATATCGATGTCAATTTTCCAAGACTGACCGAACGTCAACTTTCTGACGCTGGCATACTAACCTCGGCCGTCGATGTCAGCTACTCGATTGACCTCCCCGATCCAGTAATACAAGGGTTACCACCAAGTGCTGTGTCCACACTACTCGACAGCCTTATGAAGGAATATAATCGATGA